One genomic window of Halorubrum hochsteinianum includes the following:
- a CDS encoding MATE family efflux transporter — MLSRLRRGVARVAEAVAGALHRAGVIDRSRLDETMGLAWPRIVTGFAIMSKNTVDLAVIGYAMGVSAVAGLGYAFAFWQLAKFVSIGLAGGTVSLVSQNYGGDERGRAGLVVKQSLIVAGLLVAPIVAGYVLGAERLIALVGGEGAALSAGTTYLVVTAPALAFEFFNMIASRTYAGVGDTRTPMVARAGGAVLNVVLTTWLVLGAGLGVFGAGLGTALSIAAVGLVLAWGMTGRSYFGRGASPVPVGRSGPWLDVGLSRQLLRVSAPLIARRVAEGVVVFPLLWIASSFGEAVVAALEVGRRVRALLGSFSWGFSIAASTLVGQRLGSGEESLATAYGRDVIALSAVVYVLASAAVIAAATPIAGAFVDDPAAVSATAAFVVAAGVSAVPLGIDGSITGSLRGAGDTRWPFIASMIGLYAVALPAALVGLATPLGVGGLYVALVAEKLVPAGLNGYRFRSNRWQAVSRQYRPGGSDGEKEAG, encoded by the coding sequence ATGCTATCTCGGCTCCGACGCGGCGTCGCCCGCGTCGCCGAGGCGGTCGCGGGCGCGCTCCACCGCGCCGGCGTCATCGACCGGTCGCGGCTCGACGAGACGATGGGGCTGGCGTGGCCCCGGATCGTCACCGGGTTCGCGATCATGTCGAAAAACACCGTGGACCTCGCGGTGATCGGCTATGCCATGGGGGTCTCAGCGGTCGCCGGGCTCGGCTACGCGTTCGCGTTCTGGCAGCTCGCGAAGTTCGTCTCCATCGGGCTCGCGGGGGGGACCGTCTCGCTCGTCTCCCAGAACTACGGCGGCGACGAGCGCGGTCGCGCGGGGCTGGTGGTCAAGCAGTCGCTGATCGTGGCCGGGCTGCTCGTCGCACCGATCGTCGCGGGGTACGTCCTCGGCGCGGAGCGGCTGATCGCCCTCGTGGGCGGCGAGGGGGCGGCGCTGTCGGCGGGGACGACCTACCTCGTCGTCACGGCCCCCGCGCTCGCCTTCGAGTTCTTCAACATGATCGCGAGCCGGACGTACGCCGGCGTCGGCGACACCCGCACGCCGATGGTCGCGCGCGCCGGCGGCGCGGTGTTGAACGTCGTCCTCACGACGTGGCTCGTCCTCGGAGCCGGGTTAGGCGTGTTCGGTGCCGGCCTCGGCACCGCGCTCTCCATCGCCGCCGTCGGGCTCGTCCTCGCGTGGGGGATGACCGGGCGGTCGTACTTTGGCCGCGGCGCGTCGCCCGTTCCCGTCGGGCGCTCCGGCCCGTGGCTCGACGTCGGCCTCTCCCGGCAGCTCCTCCGAGTGTCCGCGCCGCTGATCGCCCGCCGGGTCGCGGAGGGGGTCGTCGTCTTCCCGCTCCTGTGGATCGCCTCGTCGTTCGGGGAGGCGGTCGTCGCCGCCTTGGAGGTCGGCCGCCGGGTGCGGGCGCTGCTCGGCAGCTTCAGTTGGGGCTTCTCGATCGCCGCGAGCACGCTCGTCGGCCAGCGGCTCGGCTCCGGCGAGGAGTCGCTCGCCACGGCGTACGGCCGCGACGTGATCGCGCTGTCGGCGGTCGTCTACGTCCTCGCGTCGGCCGCGGTGATCGCCGCGGCGACCCCGATCGCCGGGGCCTTCGTCGACGACCCGGCCGCGGTGAGCGCCACCGCGGCGTTCGTCGTCGCGGCCGGGGTGTCGGCGGTCCCGCTCGGGATCGACGGCTCGATCACCGGTTCGCTCCGGGGCGCGGGCGACACGCGCTGGCCGTTCATCGCCTCGATGATCGGCCTGTACGCCGTCGCGCTCCCGGCCGCGCTGGTCGGGCTCGCGACGCCGCTCGGGGTCGGCGGCCTCTACGTGGCGCTGGTGGCCGAGAAGCTCGTTCCGGCCGGGCTGAACGGCTACCGGTTCCGGTCGAACCGCTGGCAGGCCGTCAGCCGGCAGTACAGGCCGGGCGGGAGCGACGGCGAGAAAGAGGCCGGGTGA